A portion of the Mycobacterium paraseoulense genome contains these proteins:
- a CDS encoding DUF3817 domain-containing protein yields the protein MTTPETPGAPTSAFPVEKIRTALLGYRIMAWTTGLWLIALCYEIVSHLVLHHEIRWIEVVHGWVYFIYVLTAFNLAVKVRWPIPKTIGVLLAGTIPLLGIIVEHFQTRDVKARFGL from the coding sequence ATGACCACACCGGAGACACCAGGGGCACCGACGTCTGCCTTCCCCGTCGAAAAGATCCGCACCGCGTTGCTCGGCTATCGGATCATGGCGTGGACGACGGGTCTCTGGCTGATCGCGCTGTGCTACGAGATCGTGTCGCACCTCGTCTTGCACCACGAGATCCGCTGGATCGAGGTGGTCCACGGCTGGGTGTACTTCATCTATGTCCTGACCGCGTTCAACCTGGCGGTCAAGGTGCGCTGGCCGATTCCCAAGACCATCGGTGTGCTGCTCGCCGGGACGATCCCGCTGCTGGGCATCATCGTCGAACACTTCCAGACCAGGGACGTCAAGGCCCGCTTCGGCCTGTAG
- a CDS encoding ABC transporter ATP-binding protein/permease, giving the protein MARGFSGAMLRSFGARDHTATVVETVEIAPHFVRIRMMSPTLFEDVDAEPAAWLRFWFPDPDGSTTEFQRAYTISEADVPSGRFAVDIVLHDPAGPASKWARTAEPGATIAVMALMGSSRFDVPDEQPAGYLLIGDSASIPGMNGIIGVVPDDVPIEMYLERHDDNDVLIPIAPHPRLQVHWVPRRDERSLAVAIESRDWSNWYAWATPEATVLKHVRTRLRDEFGFPKSEIHAQAYWSAGRAMGTHRGEDQGTTKNVAAEQVSPPAPGDKTPSPAARGSWRVQAAGRLLAPLRSALILSGVLQAVITVVQLAPFVLLVELARLLVAGAPAARLWDVGLAAVALLGLGTVLGAALTLWLHVVDTRFAAGLRSRLLRKLSRLPLGWFTARGSGSIKRLLQDDTLSLHYLVTHAIPDAVAAIIAPVAVLIYLFAVDWRVALVLFVPVLVYLVLTSSLTIQSGPRIPQSQRWAEKMSGEAGAYLEGQPVIRVFGGAAASSFRRNLDEYIDFLVSWQRPLAGKKTLMDLVTRPSTFLWLIVLTGTLLTTSGRMDPVNLLPFLLLGTTFGARLLGIAYGVGGISAGVLAARRLQNTLDEPELEVREPDRPADPSATVVFDGVSFGYRPGVPVIRGVSLTLHPGTVTALVGPSGSGKSTLAALLARFHDVDHGTIRIGGQDIRSMSADELYAKVGFVLQETQLVHGTVADNIALAVPDATAAQIEEAARQAHIHDRIMRLPDGYDTVLGAGTGLSGGERQRLTIARAILADTPVLILDEATAFADPESEYLVQQALNRLTRDRTVLVIAHRLHTITGADQIVVLDHGRIAERGTHDELLAADGRYRRLWEGGRRDPVAATATREGSR; this is encoded by the coding sequence ATGGCACGCGGATTCTCCGGTGCGATGTTGCGTAGCTTCGGCGCCCGCGATCACACCGCGACGGTGGTCGAAACCGTCGAGATCGCACCGCATTTCGTGCGCATACGGATGATGTCACCGACATTGTTCGAAGACGTGGATGCCGAACCCGCCGCCTGGCTGCGGTTCTGGTTTCCGGACCCGGACGGATCGACCACCGAATTCCAGCGGGCTTACACGATTTCGGAGGCGGACGTTCCCAGCGGCCGCTTCGCCGTCGACATCGTTCTGCACGATCCCGCCGGCCCGGCATCGAAGTGGGCGCGCACCGCCGAACCCGGGGCCACGATCGCCGTCATGGCCCTGATGGGCTCGTCGCGCTTCGACGTGCCCGACGAGCAGCCGGCCGGCTACCTGCTGATCGGGGATTCGGCGTCGATCCCGGGCATGAACGGGATCATCGGAGTCGTTCCCGACGACGTGCCGATCGAGATGTATCTCGAGCGGCACGACGACAACGACGTCCTGATCCCGATCGCGCCGCATCCGCGGCTGCAAGTGCACTGGGTGCCCCGGCGTGACGAGAGATCGCTTGCGGTCGCGATCGAAAGCCGAGATTGGTCCAACTGGTACGCGTGGGCGACGCCCGAGGCGACCGTGCTCAAGCACGTGCGGACGCGGCTGCGTGACGAGTTCGGCTTCCCCAAGTCCGAAATACACGCCCAGGCCTACTGGAGTGCCGGGCGCGCGATGGGCACGCACCGTGGTGAAGACCAGGGGACTACCAAGAACGTTGCAGCAGAGCAGGTCTCGCCGCCAGCGCCCGGCGACAAGACGCCCAGCCCGGCCGCGCGCGGCAGTTGGCGCGTCCAGGCCGCCGGCCGGCTGCTCGCGCCGCTGCGCTCGGCGCTGATCCTGTCCGGTGTGCTGCAGGCCGTCATCACGGTGGTGCAGCTGGCGCCCTTCGTGCTGCTGGTCGAGCTGGCCCGGTTGCTGGTGGCCGGGGCGCCCGCGGCGCGACTCTGGGACGTCGGGCTCGCGGCCGTCGCGCTGCTGGGACTGGGCACCGTCCTCGGTGCGGCCCTCACGCTGTGGTTGCACGTCGTCGACACGCGGTTCGCCGCCGGCCTGCGATCGCGGCTGTTGCGCAAGCTATCTCGCTTGCCGCTGGGCTGGTTCACCGCGCGGGGATCGGGCTCGATCAAGAGGCTGCTGCAGGACGACACGCTGTCGCTGCACTATCTGGTCACCCACGCCATCCCCGACGCGGTCGCGGCGATCATCGCGCCGGTGGCGGTGTTGATCTATCTGTTCGCCGTGGACTGGCGGGTGGCGCTCGTGCTGTTCGTGCCCGTCCTGGTGTACCTGGTGTTGACCTCGTCGCTCACCATCCAGTCCGGCCCGCGCATCCCGCAGTCGCAGCGCTGGGCCGAAAAGATGAGCGGGGAGGCCGGTGCCTACCTGGAGGGTCAGCCGGTGATCCGCGTCTTCGGCGGCGCGGCCGCATCCAGCTTCCGGCGCAACCTGGACGAGTACATCGACTTTCTGGTCTCCTGGCAGCGTCCATTGGCCGGCAAGAAGACGCTCATGGACCTGGTCACCCGGCCGTCGACCTTCCTGTGGCTCATCGTGCTGACGGGCACGCTGCTCACCACCAGCGGGCGGATGGATCCGGTGAATCTCTTGCCATTCCTGTTGTTGGGCACCACCTTCGGCGCGCGACTACTCGGTATCGCCTACGGGGTTGGCGGTATCAGCGCCGGCGTGCTCGCCGCGCGGCGCCTGCAGAACACCCTCGACGAGCCCGAGCTCGAAGTGCGGGAGCCGGACCGGCCCGCGGATCCGTCGGCGACGGTGGTGTTCGACGGCGTCAGCTTCGGCTATCGGCCCGGTGTCCCGGTGATCCGCGGCGTGTCGCTGACGCTGCATCCCGGCACGGTCACCGCCCTCGTCGGCCCGTCCGGGTCCGGCAAGTCGACGCTTGCTGCCCTGCTGGCCCGCTTCCACGACGTCGACCACGGGACGATACGCATTGGGGGACAGGACATCCGGTCGATGTCCGCCGACGAGCTCTATGCGAAGGTCGGATTCGTCCTGCAGGAGACGCAGCTGGTGCACGGCACCGTCGCCGACAACATCGCCCTGGCCGTCCCGGACGCCACCGCTGCGCAAATCGAGGAGGCGGCGCGCCAGGCGCACATCCACGACCGGATCATGCGGTTGCCGGACGGCTACGACACGGTGCTCGGCGCGGGAACGGGCCTTTCGGGCGGGGAGCGGCAGCGGCTGACCATCGCCCGCGCGATCCTCGCGGACACCCCGGTCCTGATCCTTGACGAGGCCACCGCGTTCGCCGACCCCGAATCGGAATACCTTGTGCAGCAGGCCCTCAACCGATTGACGCGGGACCGCACCGTCTTGGTGATCGCCCACCGGCTGCACACCATCACCGGGGCCGACCAGATCGTCGTGCTCGACCACGGCCGGATCGCCGAACGTGGCACGCACGACGAGTTGCTGGCCGCCGACGGCCGCTACCGACGGCTGTGGGAGGGCGGCCGACGGGACCCGGTCGCGGCCACAGCGACCCGGGAGGGCTCGCGATGA
- the rph gene encoding ribonuclease PH, producing MTRREDGRLDDELRPVVITRGFTDHPAGSVLIEFGHTKVMCTASVTEGVPRWRKGSGLGWLTAEYAMLPSATHTRSDRESVKGRLSGRTQEISRLIGRSLRACIDLAALGENTIAVDCDVLQADGGTRTAAVTGAFVALADAVTYLAAAGKLSDPRPLSCAIAAVSVGVVDGRIRVDLPYEEDARAEVDMNVVATDTGTLVEVQGTGEGATFPRSTLDKLLDVALAACDKLFAAQREALALPYPGELPEGGPAPKAFGS from the coding sequence GTGACGAGACGAGAAGACGGCCGCCTTGACGACGAGCTTCGCCCCGTAGTCATCACCCGCGGGTTCACCGACCATCCGGCGGGGTCGGTGCTGATCGAATTCGGCCACACCAAGGTCATGTGCACCGCCAGCGTCACCGAGGGGGTGCCGCGCTGGCGCAAGGGGTCGGGTCTGGGGTGGCTGACCGCGGAGTACGCCATGCTGCCGTCGGCCACCCACACGCGTTCCGACCGCGAATCGGTGAAGGGACGCCTCTCCGGGCGCACCCAGGAGATCAGCCGGCTGATCGGCCGGTCGCTGCGGGCCTGCATCGATCTCGCGGCCCTGGGGGAGAACACCATTGCCGTCGACTGCGACGTGCTGCAGGCCGACGGCGGCACCCGGACCGCCGCCGTCACGGGCGCCTTCGTGGCGCTGGCCGACGCCGTGACCTACCTCGCGGCGGCGGGCAAGCTGTCCGATCCCCGACCGTTGTCGTGCGCGATCGCGGCGGTCAGCGTCGGGGTGGTCGACGGCAGGATCCGGGTGGACCTGCCCTACGAGGAGGACGCGCGGGCCGAGGTCGACATGAACGTCGTCGCCACCGACACCGGGACTCTGGTGGAGGTGCAGGGGACCGGCGAGGGGGCGACGTTCCCGCGCTCGACGCTGGACAAACTGCTCGATGTGGCGCTGGCCGCCTGCGACAAGTTGTTCGCCGCCCAGCGCGAGGCGCTGGCCCTGCCGTACCCGGGTGAGCTGCCCGAGGGGGGCCCGGCGCCGAAGGCGTTCGGCAGCTGA
- a CDS encoding DUF4395 family protein: MGSRPVPLEHAFLNTPWWAMGQITHAHAEPRINEVATRARAGLLNIISAITIALLLLRPETDPVIIVGPLVLFDMLAAAVSGLTPFSPTGILGTALTMGIRPVWKPTRPKRFAWLLGAALAATCLAMRLLGASPVAMAAVVAVCFILTWSEATLGFCVGCYMHKLIWGCQDCEVPYVREIAPRPAISQERPAINLESRA, translated from the coding sequence ATGGGCAGTCGGCCAGTCCCACTTGAACATGCTTTTCTCAATACGCCATGGTGGGCAATGGGGCAGATCACGCATGCGCATGCGGAACCCCGCATCAACGAAGTCGCGACCCGCGCAAGGGCGGGTTTGCTAAATATCATCTCGGCGATCACGATCGCATTGTTGCTTTTGCGTCCGGAAACCGATCCGGTGATCATCGTTGGTCCGCTCGTGCTTTTTGACATGTTGGCGGCGGCGGTCAGCGGACTAACTCCATTCAGCCCCACTGGAATTCTCGGCACGGCGTTAACAATGGGCATTCGTCCGGTATGGAAGCCAACGCGGCCGAAACGGTTTGCGTGGTTGCTCGGTGCCGCTTTAGCAGCGACGTGTCTTGCCATGCGCCTGTTAGGGGCGTCGCCCGTAGCGATGGCGGCCGTTGTGGCGGTCTGTTTTATTCTCACATGGTCAGAGGCCACGCTGGGATTTTGTGTTGGCTGCTACATGCATAAATTGATTTGGGGTTGTCAGGACTGCGAGGTCCCTTACGTCAGGGAAATAGCACCCCGGCCCGCGATAAGCCAGGAACGTCCAGCAATCAACTTGGAAAGTCGCGCATAG
- the rdgB gene encoding RdgB/HAM1 family non-canonical purine NTP pyrophosphatase: MTELLVSSRNLKKLAELRRVLDAAGLTGLTLLSLRDVPPFDEAPETGATFEDNALAKARDAFAVTGLAAVADDSGLEVAALNGMPGVLSARWSGNHGDDAANTALLLAQMRDVPDERRGAAFVSACALAGPAGEVVVRGEWPGRIAREPRGDGGFGYDPVFVPDGSERTAAELSPEEKDAVSHRGRALRLLVPALRELG; this comes from the coding sequence GTGACCGAGTTGCTGGTCTCCAGCCGCAACCTCAAGAAGTTGGCCGAATTGCGCCGGGTGCTCGACGCGGCCGGCTTGACGGGGCTGACATTGCTCTCGTTGCGCGACGTCCCGCCGTTCGATGAGGCGCCCGAGACGGGCGCGACGTTCGAGGACAACGCGCTGGCCAAGGCGCGGGATGCGTTCGCCGTGACGGGCCTGGCCGCCGTGGCCGACGACTCCGGCCTGGAGGTGGCCGCTCTGAACGGCATGCCCGGCGTGCTGTCGGCGCGCTGGTCGGGCAACCACGGCGACGACGCCGCCAATACCGCGCTGCTGTTGGCGCAGATGCGCGACGTGCCCGACGAACGGCGCGGCGCGGCGTTCGTGTCCGCCTGCGCCCTGGCCGGGCCGGCGGGCGAGGTCGTCGTCCGCGGCGAGTGGCCCGGCCGCATCGCCCGGGAACCGCGGGGCGACGGCGGCTTCGGGTATGACCCGGTTTTCGTTCCCGACGGTTCGGAGCGCACCGCGGCGGAGCTCAGCCCCGAGGAGAAGGACGCGGTTTCCCATCGCGGTCGCGCCCTCAGGCTGCTGGTGCCGGCGCTGCGGGAGCTGGGTTAG
- a CDS encoding cyclic nucleotide-degrading phosphodiesterase: protein MSVRITVLGCSGSVVGPDSPASGYLLRAPDTPPLVIDFGGGVLGALQRYADPASVHVLLSHLHADHCLDLPGLFVWRRYHPSRPDGKALLYGPGDTWSRLGAASSPYGGEIDDCSDIFDVRHWVDGEPVTFGSLTVTPRVVAHPTESYGMRITDSTGASLVYSGDTGVCDQLVELARDADVFLCEASWTHSADRPPALHLSGTEAGRTAAQAGVRELLLTHIPPWTSREDVITEAKAEFDGPVHAVVCGESFDIRRSERV, encoded by the coding sequence GTGTCCGTGCGAATAACCGTGCTCGGCTGCTCGGGCAGCGTGGTGGGGCCGGATTCGCCCGCGTCGGGTTATCTGCTTCGGGCACCGGACACTCCGCCGTTGGTCATCGACTTCGGCGGCGGCGTGCTGGGCGCGTTGCAGCGCTACGCCGACCCCGCCTCCGTGCATGTGCTGTTGTCTCATTTGCACGCGGATCACTGCCTTGATCTGCCCGGCCTGTTCGTGTGGCGGCGCTACCACCCGTCGCGCCCGGACGGCAAGGCGCTGTTGTACGGGCCGGGCGACACCTGGTCGCGGCTGGGGGCGGCGTCGTCGCCGTATGGCGGCGAAATCGACGACTGCTCAGACATTTTCGACGTTCGGCACTGGGTCGACGGCGAACCGGTCACTTTCGGATCGCTCACGGTCACGCCGCGGGTGGTGGCCCACCCGACGGAGTCTTATGGAATGCGGATCACCGATTCCACCGGCGCCTCACTCGTCTACAGCGGTGACACCGGCGTCTGCGACCAGCTCGTCGAGCTGGCGCGCGACGCCGACGTCTTCCTGTGCGAGGCCTCCTGGACGCATTCAGCGGACCGCCCGCCCGCCCTGCATCTGTCGGGCACCGAGGCCGGCAGGACCGCCGCACAGGCCGGCGTCCGCGAGCTCTTGCTGACCCACATCCCGCCGTGGACCTCGCGCGAGGACGTGATCACCGAGGCCAAGGCCGAGTTCGACGGGCCCGTGCATGCGGTGGTGTGCGGCGAGTCGTTCGATATCCGTCGCTCCGAACGGGTCTGA
- the murI gene encoding glutamate racemase: MNSPLAPVGIFDSGVGGLTVARAIIDQLPDEDIVYVGDTGHGPYGPLTIPEVRAHALAIGDDLVGRGVKALVIACNTASAACLRDARERYDVPVVEVILPAVRRAVATTRNGRIGVIGTRATINSHAYQDAFAAARDTEITAVACPRFVDFVERGVTSGRQVLGLAEGYLEPLQRAQVDTLVLGCTHYPLLSGLIQLAMGEHVTLVSSAEETAKEVLRVLTERDLLRPHDAPPATRVFEATGDPEAFTKLATRFLGPAVTGVQPVHHVRID; encoded by the coding sequence ATGAACTCGCCCTTGGCACCCGTCGGGATCTTCGACTCCGGCGTCGGGGGACTGACCGTCGCGCGGGCGATCATCGACCAGCTGCCCGACGAGGACATCGTCTACGTCGGTGACACCGGCCACGGCCCGTACGGTCCGCTCACCATCCCCGAGGTCCGCGCGCACGCGCTGGCCATCGGCGACGACCTCGTCGGTCGCGGGGTCAAGGCCTTGGTGATCGCCTGCAACACGGCGTCCGCGGCGTGCCTGCGGGACGCTCGCGAGCGTTACGACGTACCGGTCGTCGAGGTGATCCTCCCGGCGGTGCGTCGGGCGGTCGCCACGACACGCAACGGTCGCATCGGCGTCATCGGCACGCGGGCGACCATCAACTCGCACGCGTACCAGGACGCGTTCGCCGCCGCCCGCGACACCGAGATCACCGCCGTGGCCTGTCCGCGCTTCGTCGACTTCGTGGAGCGGGGGGTGACCAGTGGGCGTCAGGTGCTCGGACTGGCCGAGGGCTACCTCGAGCCGCTGCAACGCGCGCAGGTCGACACGCTGGTGCTCGGCTGCACGCACTACCCCCTGCTGTCGGGGCTGATCCAGCTGGCCATGGGCGAGCACGTGACGCTGGTCTCGAGCGCGGAGGAGACCGCGAAGGAAGTGCTTCGGGTGCTCACCGAGCGCGACCTGCTGCGTCCGCACGACGCGCCGCCCGCGACCCGGGTCTTCGAGGCGACCGGCGACCCCGAGGCTTTCACCAAGTTGGCGACGCGGTTCCTGGGTCCCGCGGTCACCGGCGTGCAACCCGTTCACCACGTGCGGATCGACTAG
- a CDS encoding thiol-disulfide oxidoreductase DCC family protein, with translation MSGESAPPVLLYDGVCGVCNSVVQTILRFDPDGSLRFAALDSDFSRGVFDRHPAIAGVDSMVFVDEPGQPTERVAVRSAAALRVVNYLGGPWKLLRVARVIPTPLRDWLYDRVADVRYRIFGKHDTCPLPPPEVRARFLDA, from the coding sequence GTGAGCGGTGAATCGGCGCCGCCCGTGTTGCTCTACGACGGGGTCTGCGGCGTCTGCAACTCGGTGGTGCAAACCATCCTTCGGTTCGACCCGGACGGCTCCCTACGTTTCGCGGCGCTGGACAGCGACTTCTCCCGAGGGGTCTTCGATCGGCATCCCGCGATCGCGGGCGTCGATTCGATGGTCTTCGTCGACGAACCCGGCCAGCCCACCGAACGCGTCGCCGTGCGATCCGCCGCCGCGTTGCGGGTGGTGAATTACCTCGGCGGCCCCTGGAAGTTGCTGCGGGTGGCTCGCGTCATTCCCACACCGCTGCGCGATTGGCTCTACGACCGGGTCGCCGACGTCCGCTATCGCATCTTCGGCAAGCACGACACGTGCCCGCTGCCGCCGCCGGAGGTTCGCGCGCGATTCTTGGACGCTTAG
- a CDS encoding ABC transporter ATP-binding protein: protein MIRTWLGLVPADRRARVAAYAVLALLSVVIRAVAAVLLVPLVGALFSGAPHRALVWLGWLTAATVIGWVIDATTARIGFDLGFAVLDHSQHDVADRLPAVRLDWFTAEHTATARQAIAATGPELVGLVVNLLTPLISAVLLPAAIGLALLPIAWQLGLAALAGVPLLLGALWASARLARRADTAADAANSALTERIIEFARTQQALRAARRVEPARSLVGDALAAQHGATMRLLSMQVPGQLLFSLASQLSLILLAGATAAMTVNKTVTVPEAIALIVVIVRYLEPFTTISELAPALESTRATLDRIRSVLAAPPMDSGPAALPVAAAAPRIEFDNVVFRYDGAGAPVLDGVSFTLEPGSTTAIVGPSGSGKSTVLALIAGLHEPGRGRVLIDGVDAATLDTEARRAASSVVFQHPYLFHGSIRDNVFAGDPGAGDEQFGRAVALARVDELIARLPDGADTVVGEAGSALSGGERQRVSIARALLKPASILLVDEATSALDTENEAAVVDALTLDPRPRTQVIVAHRLASISHADRVLFLDDGRVIEDGTVGELLAAGGRFDEFWRQQHEAAEWRILAD, encoded by the coding sequence ATGATCCGCACCTGGTTGGGCCTGGTCCCGGCGGATCGCCGCGCCCGGGTGGCCGCCTACGCCGTGCTCGCATTGCTCTCCGTGGTCATCCGAGCGGTCGCCGCTGTGCTGCTGGTGCCCCTGGTGGGCGCGCTGTTCAGCGGCGCCCCACATCGCGCGCTGGTGTGGCTGGGCTGGCTCACCGCCGCCACGGTGATCGGCTGGGTGATCGACGCCACGACGGCGCGCATCGGCTTCGATCTCGGTTTTGCCGTGCTGGACCACAGCCAGCACGACGTCGCGGACCGCTTACCCGCGGTCCGGCTGGACTGGTTCACCGCCGAACACACCGCGACGGCGCGGCAGGCGATCGCCGCGACCGGGCCGGAACTGGTCGGCCTGGTCGTGAACCTGCTGACGCCGCTGATCTCCGCCGTCCTGCTGCCCGCGGCCATCGGGCTGGCCTTACTCCCGATCGCGTGGCAGCTCGGCCTGGCCGCGCTCGCGGGTGTGCCGTTGCTGCTGGGCGCGCTGTGGGCGTCGGCGCGACTGGCGCGGCGTGCCGACACCGCGGCCGACGCGGCCAACAGCGCGCTCACCGAGCGGATCATCGAATTCGCCCGCACCCAGCAGGCGTTGCGGGCCGCGCGGCGGGTTGAGCCGGCGCGCAGTCTGGTCGGCGATGCGCTGGCCGCGCAGCACGGCGCGACCATGCGGCTGCTGTCCATGCAGGTTCCCGGTCAGCTGCTGTTCAGCCTGGCCAGCCAGCTCTCCCTGATTCTGCTGGCGGGGGCGACCGCGGCGATGACGGTGAACAAAACCGTCACCGTCCCCGAGGCCATCGCCTTGATCGTCGTGATCGTGCGCTACCTGGAGCCGTTCACCACGATCAGCGAACTGGCACCGGCGCTGGAGAGCACCCGCGCCACGCTCGACCGCATCCGTTCCGTGCTTGCGGCGCCACCGATGGACTCCGGGCCCGCCGCGTTGCCCGTCGCTGCGGCGGCGCCCCGCATCGAGTTCGACAATGTCGTGTTCCGGTATGACGGCGCCGGCGCACCGGTGCTCGACGGGGTGAGCTTCACCCTGGAGCCGGGCAGCACGACGGCGATCGTCGGGCCGTCCGGGTCGGGCAAGAGCACCGTCCTGGCGCTGATCGCGGGGTTGCACGAACCCGGCCGCGGCCGGGTCCTGATCGACGGCGTCGACGCGGCGACGCTGGACACCGAAGCCCGACGGGCGGCAAGCAGCGTCGTGTTCCAACATCCCTACCTGTTCCACGGGTCGATCCGGGACAACGTGTTCGCCGGGGACCCAGGCGCGGGTGACGAACAGTTCGGCCGGGCCGTGGCCCTCGCCCGCGTCGACGAACTCATCGCTCGGCTGCCCGACGGCGCCGACACGGTCGTCGGCGAGGCCGGCTCGGCGCTGTCGGGCGGCGAACGCCAACGGGTCAGCATCGCGCGGGCGCTGCTCAAGCCGGCGTCGATACTGCTGGTGGACGAGGCGACCAGCGCCCTGGACACCGAAAACGAGGCGGCGGTGGTCGACGCGCTGACGCTCGACCCGCGGCCGCGCACCCAGGTGATCGTCGCGCACCGACTGGCCAGCATCAGTCACGCCGACCGCGTCCTGTTCCTCGACGATGGCCGGGTGATCGAGGATGGAACGGTCGGCGAATTGCTCGCGGCGGGCGGGCGTTTCGACGAGTTCTGGCGGCAGCAGCACGAGGCCGCGGAATGGCGGATCCTCGCCGACTAG